A stretch of Melospiza georgiana isolate bMelGeo1 unplaced genomic scaffold, bMelGeo1.pri scaffold_29, whole genome shotgun sequence DNA encodes these proteins:
- the LOC131096454 gene encoding olfactory receptor 14A16-like: protein MSNRSSISHFLLLALADTRQLQLLHFCLLLGISLAALLGNGLIISAVACGHHLHTPMFFFLLNLALSDLGSICTTVPKAMHNSLWDTRNISYTGCAAQVFLIFFFLSAEYFLLTIMCYDRYVSICKPLHYGTLLGSRACAHMAAAAWASAFLNALMHTANTFSLPLCHGNALGQFFCEIPQILKLSCSKSYLRELGLIAVSVCLAFGCFVFIVFSYVQIFRAVLRIPSEQGRHKAFSTCLPHLAVVSLFLSTSTFYYLKPPSMSSPSLDLALSVLYSVVPPALNPLIYSLRNQELKAAVWRLRTGWFQKH from the coding sequence ATGTCCAACcgcagctccatcagccacttcctcctgctggcattggcagacacgcggcagctgcagctcctgcacttctgcctcttgctgggcatctccctggctgccctcctgggcaacggcctcatcatcagcgccgtagcctgcggccaccacctgcacacgcccatgttcttcttcctgctcaacctggccctcagcgacctgggctccatctgcaccactgtccccaaagccatgcacaattccctctgggacaccaggaacatctcctacactggatgtgctgcccaagtctttctgattttcttcttcctgtcaGCAGAGTATttcctcctgaccatcatgtgctacgaccgctacgtgtccatctgcaaacccctgcactacgggaccctcctgggcagcagagcttgtgcccacatggcagcagctgcctgggccagtgcctttctcaatgctctcatgcacacagccaatacattttccctgcccctgtgccatggtaATGCcttgggccagttcttctgtgaaatcccacagatcctcaagctctcctgctccaaatcctaccTCCGGGAACTTGGGCTCATTGCAGTTAGTGTCTGTTTAGcttttggctgttttgtgttcattgttttctcctatgtgcagatcttcagggccgtgctgaggatcccctctgagcagggaaggcacaaagccttttccacctgcctccctcacctggccgtgGTCTCCCTATTCCTCAGCACTAGTACATTTTATTATCTTaagcccccctccatgtcctccccatccctggatctggccctgtcagttctgtactcggtggtgcctccagccctgaaccccctcatctacagcctgaggaaccaggagctcaaggctgcagtgtggagactgagGACTGGATGGTTTCAGAAGCATTAA